The Streptomyces sp. NBC_00162 genome window below encodes:
- a CDS encoding DUF6112 family protein produces the protein MKFVEKAQFLAYDPGVTPREGGLPGLDVLKNVISSINLFGIIAVVGALAISALVWAWGHHSGGHQAEANGKKGTVVAAGCALLLGAANGIVAFFSAMGTQVH, from the coding sequence ATGAAGTTCGTTGAGAAGGCCCAGTTCCTTGCGTACGACCCTGGCGTCACGCCGCGCGAAGGCGGCCTTCCAGGACTCGACGTCCTCAAGAACGTGATCAGCTCCATCAACCTGTTCGGCATCATCGCCGTCGTCGGAGCCCTGGCCATCTCCGCGCTCGTCTGGGCCTGGGGCCACCACAGCGGCGGCCACCAGGCGGAGGCGAACGGCAAGAAGGGCACGGTCGTCGCGGCGGGTTGTGCCCTGCTGCTCGGCGCCGCCAACGGCATCGTCGCCTTCTTCTCGGCGATGGGCACGCAGGTCCACTGA
- a CDS encoding NUDIX hydrolase, producing the protein MVPEDASPRSGPDDHRLRVAAAVVVHEGRVLLVRRRMAEGNLSWQFPAGKVEPGETWEDAAVRETKEETGLDVSAAGALGERVHPMTGRLMSYAACDAVRGSARAAAPTEIAEVAWVTLAELPGYIPGGIFEPVQRYLEALIGLPPPGQS; encoded by the coding sequence ATGGTGCCTGAGGACGCCTCGCCCCGCAGCGGGCCGGACGATCACCGACTGAGGGTTGCCGCCGCCGTCGTGGTCCATGAGGGCCGGGTCCTGTTGGTGCGACGTCGGATGGCGGAGGGGAACCTCTCGTGGCAGTTCCCGGCGGGCAAGGTCGAACCCGGGGAAACATGGGAGGACGCGGCCGTACGGGAGACGAAGGAGGAGACCGGTCTGGACGTATCCGCGGCCGGGGCGCTGGGCGAGCGGGTTCATCCGATGACCGGAAGGCTGATGTCGTACGCCGCCTGCGATGCCGTGAGGGGTTCCGCACGTGCCGCCGCCCCGACCGAGATCGCCGAGGTGGCCTGGGTGACCCTTGCAGAGCTTCCCGGGTATATCCCGGGCGGGATCTTCGAGCCGGTGCAGAGGTACTTGGAAGCCCTGATCGGGCTACCGCCGCCTGGCCAGAGCTGA
- a CDS encoding aminoglycoside phosphotransferase family protein, producing MNGSLPAAAQVDLRRQPVDDVLERVEQALHVRLDRQALLRKRRSLGGRTERGTWVRIERRGFERIGAQGWNGTEAAAVLQGVAMPEWFQGVAWREQGEPVMWRADELELMTSPSVGKSALVLDDPGLPDTWWEALNASLDALAAQRTPRIATPDTVTITQEQVTQTLGEAFPGLSDTRIERWAPAHADLTWANVMGPEFSVIDWEDWGMAPRGLDAATLWGNALAVPALAGRVRHERRADFESRDGKLMSLFFLSKTLGSLSYEGDPLLAPARKEAKRLVDELQSTPDK from the coding sequence ATGAACGGATCCCTGCCCGCTGCCGCCCAGGTGGACCTGCGCCGGCAGCCGGTAGACGACGTGCTGGAGCGCGTGGAGCAGGCCCTGCACGTACGGCTGGACCGGCAGGCACTGCTTCGCAAGCGCCGCTCCTTGGGCGGCCGTACGGAGCGGGGCACCTGGGTGCGTATCGAGCGGCGGGGATTCGAACGGATCGGCGCGCAAGGCTGGAACGGGACCGAGGCTGCCGCCGTGCTGCAGGGGGTTGCGATGCCCGAGTGGTTCCAAGGCGTGGCATGGCGCGAACAGGGCGAGCCGGTCATGTGGCGTGCGGATGAGCTGGAGTTGATGACATCGCCATCTGTCGGAAAGAGCGCCCTGGTGCTCGATGACCCGGGCCTTCCTGACACATGGTGGGAGGCGCTGAATGCTTCTCTGGACGCGCTTGCCGCACAGCGGACGCCGCGGATCGCGACCCCGGACACGGTGACGATCACGCAGGAGCAGGTGACGCAGACCCTGGGGGAAGCTTTCCCCGGCCTCTCCGACACGCGGATCGAGCGGTGGGCTCCTGCTCATGCGGACCTGACCTGGGCCAACGTGATGGGACCGGAGTTCTCCGTCATCGACTGGGAGGACTGGGGCATGGCACCCCGAGGCCTGGACGCCGCAACGCTATGGGGCAACGCGCTTGCCGTCCCGGCGCTCGCGGGCCGCGTCCGGCATGAGCGACGCGCGGACTTCGAGAGCCGGGACGGCAAGCTGATGTCGCTCTTCTTTCTCTCGAAGACCCTCGGCTCCCTCTCCTACGAGGGAGATCCGCTGCTGGCGCCGGCCCGAAAGGAAGCCAAGCGCTTGGTGGACGAGCTTCAGTCCACCCCGGACAAGTGA
- a CDS encoding helix-turn-helix domain-containing protein produces MAGTACDRVFHVQRTLASMDGPSHGPRAIAREAGLNKSTVHRILNSGLAYDVFVRDEAGKYRLGSGAVSLGMRAAAYRFSEAPQRQILARLLHDANGMLCAIESLTPLTSARRRTEQYVARAGVLAEPGVVGGRRRRGRR; encoded by the coding sequence ATGGCAGGCACGGCGTGTGACCGCGTATTCCACGTGCAGCGAACCCTGGCGTCCATGGATGGCCCGTCCCATGGGCCGCGCGCCATTGCCAGAGAAGCGGGTCTCAACAAGAGCACGGTGCACCGAATACTCAATTCGGGGCTGGCCTACGACGTGTTCGTGAGGGATGAGGCCGGAAAATACCGCCTCGGTTCGGGCGCCGTCAGCCTCGGGATGCGAGCGGCGGCGTATCGGTTCAGTGAAGCACCCCAACGGCAGATTCTGGCTCGGCTGCTCCACGATGCGAACGGGATGCTCTGCGCGATCGAGTCACTCACCCCACTCACCTCGGCGCGACGTAGGACGGAGCAGTACGTCGCCCGAGCCGGGGTGTTGGCGGAGCCAGGGGTAGTCGGGGGGCGACGTCGGCGTGGCCGGCGATGA
- a CDS encoding GlxA family transcriptional regulator, with amino-acid sequence MRSRTVLVTLYDGVEALDVTGPVGVLAGANAYLAATAPGQTGYRIATASPGGSAVASLSGVTLMPDVDLADAEVPHTLLVPGGAGGVPDAGAGHPDVVSWLKENAPKAERVVSVCTGAFLLAEADLLAGRRVTTHWDKAGELAQRYPDVAVEPDSIFIRDGSVYTSAGVTAGIDLALALVEEDIGRDAALTIARYMVVFLRRSGGQGQFSTQMQAQLAHRQELRELQQWIADHPDADLSVDALAQRANLSARQFTRTFAEETGVTPGRYVANTRLETARRLLEDTDDDVVRIAALSGYATTEAMRRAFQRVLGLSPSQYRTRCG; translated from the coding sequence ATGAGGTCCCGCACGGTGCTGGTCACGCTCTATGACGGCGTTGAGGCGCTGGACGTCACCGGCCCCGTGGGCGTACTGGCCGGGGCCAACGCTTACCTCGCCGCCACAGCTCCGGGGCAGACCGGGTACCGCATCGCTACGGCATCCCCGGGCGGGTCAGCCGTGGCATCGCTCAGCGGGGTGACCCTGATGCCTGATGTGGACCTGGCGGACGCTGAGGTTCCCCACACGCTGCTCGTGCCGGGCGGTGCCGGAGGCGTTCCCGACGCGGGTGCCGGTCATCCGGACGTCGTTTCGTGGCTGAAGGAGAACGCCCCGAAGGCGGAGCGAGTCGTCTCCGTGTGTACGGGTGCGTTCCTGCTCGCCGAGGCCGATCTGCTCGCAGGTCGGCGGGTGACAACACATTGGGACAAAGCTGGGGAGCTGGCGCAGCGGTATCCCGACGTCGCAGTCGAACCGGACTCGATCTTCATCCGGGACGGCTCGGTGTACACCTCGGCGGGCGTCACGGCCGGCATCGACCTCGCTCTTGCCCTGGTGGAGGAGGACATCGGGAGGGACGCGGCCCTGACGATCGCGCGCTACATGGTCGTCTTCCTGCGGAGGTCCGGCGGCCAAGGCCAGTTCAGCACCCAGATGCAGGCGCAGCTCGCGCATCGCCAAGAACTCCGTGAGCTCCAGCAGTGGATCGCCGACCACCCGGACGCCGACCTGTCGGTCGACGCCTTGGCTCAGCGCGCCAATCTGTCGGCTCGGCAGTTCACGCGGACGTTCGCCGAGGAGACGGGCGTCACCCCCGGGCGCTATGTGGCCAACACCCGGCTCGAGACAGCGAGGCGGCTGCTCGAGGACACCGACGACGATGTCGTGCGCATCGCTGCCTTGAGCGGTTACGCCACTACCGAGGCCATGCGCCGAGCCTTCCAGCGAGTGCTTGGGCTCTCTCCGTCCCAGTACCGGACTCGCTGCGGCTGA
- a CDS encoding helix-turn-helix transcriptional regulator, producing the protein MPTPTRSRDQSPDQRPALDELIGLAGLLRAWRAAASAKMRRSKPLSQAEVAARAGMTERWYGELERGASPRLRRPKIDQLAEALLLNEDQRETLYLYTDGGSPPRSPKPPGYTDGLHPLQLLLDHQMPRPAYLSDAAWNIVGFNRAMAQWFPWVLEPGANLMRWALLHPDAREQYVGWEEHARIYLAMVRMALVKHDRMPELVSVLNEVLADEDCRRIWDSKPELVGHRDGHMFRLNISRFDHQDIEVVTQVLYPAAFPDLRFVAITWLGSREDPGAEAARRSPSAVEGSGGRVTPPRPAQGTPPRPYWALDSFEAARSLAGSSPVDLPALSAVAGRGTRLTADFSGRNVIWATSEAGGTVAFEDLSTQEALARIPIPTLSAGARREYQNLLRSTLAPDGPTAARQIDELLIPHRAAIDLLVDLGSQLSPAGAAAPSPGLSRSESGTGTERAQALAGRLGAWPR; encoded by the coding sequence ATGCCTACGCCCACCCGAAGTCGGGACCAAAGTCCCGACCAGCGGCCTGCCCTGGATGAGCTGATCGGGCTTGCCGGACTGTTGCGAGCGTGGCGCGCAGCAGCCAGCGCCAAAATGCGGCGGAGCAAACCGCTGTCGCAAGCCGAGGTGGCAGCCCGGGCCGGGATGACCGAGCGTTGGTACGGGGAACTGGAGCGAGGAGCGTCTCCCCGCCTGAGACGCCCGAAGATCGACCAGTTGGCAGAGGCGCTGCTGCTGAACGAGGACCAGCGCGAGACCCTCTACCTCTACACGGACGGAGGCTCCCCGCCCCGCTCCCCCAAGCCTCCGGGGTACACCGACGGCCTTCACCCGCTACAACTGCTTCTCGACCATCAGATGCCACGGCCCGCGTACCTCAGCGATGCCGCCTGGAACATCGTCGGATTCAACCGGGCCATGGCCCAGTGGTTCCCCTGGGTCCTGGAGCCGGGCGCCAACCTGATGCGTTGGGCACTGCTGCATCCCGATGCCCGGGAGCAGTACGTCGGATGGGAGGAGCACGCACGGATCTACCTCGCCATGGTGAGGATGGCACTGGTCAAACACGACCGGATGCCCGAGCTGGTCTCGGTGCTGAACGAGGTCCTGGCCGACGAAGATTGTCGCCGCATCTGGGACAGCAAGCCGGAGTTGGTGGGCCACCGGGACGGCCACATGTTCAGGCTGAACATCTCCCGTTTCGACCACCAGGACATCGAGGTCGTTACTCAGGTGCTCTACCCCGCCGCCTTCCCGGACCTCCGCTTCGTTGCCATCACCTGGCTCGGCAGCCGAGAAGACCCTGGCGCCGAAGCCGCCCGCCGGAGTCCATCTGCGGTCGAGGGCAGCGGAGGCCGCGTCACACCTCCACGGCCGGCCCAGGGGACACCCCCGCGCCCATACTGGGCCCTCGACTCCTTCGAAGCGGCACGCTCGCTCGCCGGCTCCTCCCCCGTTGATCTACCGGCCCTCAGCGCGGTGGCCGGTCGAGGTACCCGGCTCACAGCGGACTTCTCGGGTCGCAACGTCATCTGGGCGACGAGCGAGGCAGGCGGCACGGTCGCCTTCGAGGACCTCAGCACGCAAGAAGCCCTCGCACGCATCCCGATTCCGACACTCAGTGCGGGAGCTCGACGGGAGTATCAGAACCTGCTCCGGTCCACTCTGGCCCCCGATGGCCCGACCGCTGCGAGGCAGATAGACGAGCTCCTCATCCCTCACCGCGCAGCCATCGATCTCTTGGTGGACCTTGGCAGCCAGCTCAGCCCCGCCGGCGCAGCCGCCCCATCTCCCGGCCTCAGCCGCAGCGAGTCCGGTACTGGGACGGAGAGAGCCCAAGCACTCGCTGGAAGGCTCGGCGCATGGCCTCGGTAG
- a CDS encoding SAM-dependent methyltransferase — protein sequence MAQSLEITPIGTVIGGRVEPTDDHWGGPAIIRLNPDFPVEVVQGLEEFSHLLVVWQFHKASPEDVDLHARSPRNNPAWQPSGTFVHRNHRRPNQLAQSFPRLVKVDGLDLHVADLDAIDGTPVYDVAPYFQEMGPRGEVREPSWPAEMLADYWR from the coding sequence ATGGCGCAGTCGCTGGAGATCACGCCTATCGGAACGGTGATCGGGGGACGGGTTGAACCCACTGATGACCACTGGGGAGGCCCCGCGATCATCCGCTTGAACCCGGACTTCCCGGTCGAGGTCGTCCAAGGTCTCGAAGAGTTCTCCCACCTCCTCGTCGTCTGGCAATTCCACAAGGCCTCGCCCGAAGACGTCGACCTCCATGCGCGGAGCCCTCGCAACAATCCCGCCTGGCAGCCCTCCGGCACGTTCGTCCACCGGAACCATCGACGGCCGAACCAGCTGGCCCAGTCCTTTCCACGCTTGGTGAAGGTCGACGGCTTGGACCTGCATGTCGCCGACCTCGACGCGATAGACGGCACCCCGGTCTATGACGTCGCGCCCTACTTTCAGGAGATGGGTCCGCGGGGCGAGGTCCGGGAACCGAGCTGGCCGGCGGAGATGCTCGCGGACTACTGGCGCTGA
- a CDS encoding NUDIX hydrolase — MPEKVTKEKVLVYVVRDGRLLVFRHTDYSYEEVGIQVPAGSIRPSETPEAAALREAREETGLSDFKIVRKLGETEYDISPYRCEIQHRHVFHLELTEPTPERWMSQEDHDGEQEPTYFECFWIPLEAAHILQSGQGALLGRLSDSPL; from the coding sequence ATGCCCGAGAAGGTCACGAAGGAGAAGGTCCTCGTCTACGTCGTCCGTGACGGACGCCTGCTCGTGTTCCGCCACACCGACTACTCCTATGAGGAGGTCGGCATCCAGGTGCCCGCAGGCAGCATCCGCCCCAGTGAGACCCCGGAAGCTGCCGCCCTGCGCGAGGCCCGCGAAGAGACGGGCCTGTCGGACTTCAAGATCGTCCGCAAGCTCGGCGAGACCGAGTACGACATCAGCCCGTACCGGTGCGAGATCCAGCACCGGCACGTCTTCCACCTGGAGCTGACCGAACCGACGCCGGAGCGCTGGATGAGCCAGGAGGACCACGACGGCGAGCAGGAGCCGACCTACTTCGAGTGCTTCTGGATCCCGCTGGAGGCCGCACACATTCTCCAGTCCGGCCAAGGCGCGCTGCTGGGGCGCCTGTCCGACTCGCCGCTATAA
- a CDS encoding NUDIX hydrolase, producing the protein MIERVRAVLVTADDTMLVIRRTKPDIPVYWVLPGGGVEPSDESREAALHREIHEEIAGKADIVRLLHTMESDDERQLFYLARIATWSFEDRTGPEFSAEGRGEYALEEIPLTVEGIDGIDLKPEEIAHVLRGAIGSGTVRAGAAK; encoded by the coding sequence ATGATCGAACGAGTCCGAGCCGTCCTCGTCACCGCTGACGACACGATGCTGGTCATCCGCCGAACCAAGCCCGACATCCCCGTGTACTGGGTACTGCCCGGCGGCGGCGTCGAACCCAGCGATGAGTCGCGGGAGGCCGCTCTCCACCGGGAGATCCACGAGGAGATCGCGGGGAAGGCCGACATCGTCCGGCTCCTCCACACGATGGAGTCCGACGACGAACGTCAGCTCTTCTACCTCGCCCGCATCGCCACCTGGTCCTTCGAGGATCGCACCGGGCCCGAGTTCAGTGCAGAAGGCCGTGGTGAGTATGCGCTGGAGGAGATCCCGCTGACCGTGGAGGGGATCGACGGCATCGACCTCAAACCCGAGGAGATCGCCCACGTCCTCCGGGGTGCTATCGGCTCCGGCACCGTTCGGGCAGGGGCTGCGAAGTAG
- a CDS encoding SCO6880 family protein, whose translation MPFDSPQPDGPATVKFPHRSRRGLLLGLSAPQLVAATITGLLPLAVLMGSGVAGALKLIPLWALILSAVFVRHRGRSLADWAPIALRYTWRRSKRQLVWLTRPSSRPRRDGLLHLPGTAASLRVVTSPDGRLSAVHDPHTGTLTAVVKVSSRAFALLDPSMQNNNVAGWGRTLAALARTGHLARVQVLERTVPDSGDSLNRYWGAYGNPQAHLAGPVYADLLTAAGPAAAPHESYVALALDLKAGRRLINQAGGGLTGSFAVLTQLTSTFDQAARTSGLTPGGWLLATEIAAVIRTAYDPKALAALDQWSATGRPQADPAAAGPVVLVEKADRIETDSAHHATFWIENWPRIETSPGFLHQLLFTSGVRRTLSLTYEPKGLDAALKDVQRRKATVIADAAERQRKGQVDSEEDSVEYADIKDRERQLIAGHADVAPRLPLAPPTPRLGRRTAPSYVAPR comes from the coding sequence ATGCCCTTCGACTCTCCACAGCCCGACGGCCCTGCCACGGTGAAGTTCCCCCACCGCTCGCGCCGGGGCCTCCTGCTCGGACTGTCCGCGCCACAGCTCGTCGCCGCCACCATCACCGGCCTGCTCCCGCTCGCGGTGCTGATGGGCTCGGGTGTGGCCGGTGCGCTCAAGCTGATACCCCTGTGGGCGCTCATCCTCTCGGCCGTCTTCGTACGCCATCGCGGCCGGTCGCTCGCCGACTGGGCGCCGATCGCCCTGCGGTACACATGGCGGCGTAGCAAGCGCCAGCTGGTCTGGCTGACCCGGCCCTCCAGTCGACCGCGGCGCGACGGACTGCTCCACCTCCCCGGCACCGCCGCGTCCCTGCGCGTCGTCACCTCGCCGGACGGCCGTCTGAGCGCCGTACACGACCCCCACACCGGAACCCTCACCGCGGTGGTCAAGGTCTCCTCCCGGGCCTTCGCCTTGCTCGATCCCTCCATGCAGAACAACAACGTCGCCGGCTGGGGCCGCACTCTCGCCGCGCTCGCCCGCACGGGCCACCTCGCCCGGGTGCAGGTGCTGGAGCGCACCGTGCCGGACAGCGGCGACTCCCTGAACCGGTACTGGGGCGCGTACGGCAATCCCCAGGCGCACCTTGCCGGGCCCGTCTACGCCGACCTGCTGACCGCGGCCGGCCCGGCCGCAGCCCCGCACGAGAGCTACGTGGCGCTCGCCCTGGACCTCAAGGCGGGCCGCCGTCTGATCAACCAGGCGGGCGGCGGGCTCACCGGCAGCTTCGCCGTCCTCACCCAGCTCACCTCCACCTTCGACCAGGCCGCCCGCACCTCCGGCCTCACCCCGGGCGGATGGCTCCTCGCCACCGAGATCGCCGCGGTGATCCGCACCGCCTACGACCCCAAGGCGCTGGCAGCCCTCGACCAGTGGTCGGCCACCGGACGACCGCAGGCCGACCCGGCTGCCGCCGGCCCCGTCGTCCTGGTCGAGAAGGCGGACCGGATCGAGACCGACTCGGCCCACCACGCCACCTTCTGGATCGAGAACTGGCCCCGGATCGAAACCTCTCCCGGCTTCCTGCACCAGCTTCTCTTCACCTCTGGGGTACGGCGCACCCTGTCCCTGACCTACGAGCCCAAGGGGCTGGACGCCGCGCTCAAGGACGTGCAGCGCAGGAAGGCCACCGTGATCGCGGACGCCGCCGAGCGCCAGCGCAAGGGCCAGGTCGACTCCGAAGAGGACTCGGTGGAGTACGCGGACATCAAGGACCGCGAACGCCAGCTCATCGCCGGCCACGCCGACGTCGCCCCCCGACTACCCCTGGCTCCGCCAACACCCCGGCTCGGGCGACGTACTGCTCCGTCCTACGTCGCGCCGAGGTGA
- a CDS encoding flavoprotein: MTEPQRRPFLYVVVCAAGIADDVGKLITAAQERNWDVGVVATPHALPFLDVPDIETQTGFQIRSAWRQPGDDRPLPPADAIAVAPATFNTVNKWAAGFADNLALAILCEAYGMDIPTAVLPYVNSALAAHPAYRRSISELREMGISIGSYEPHRPKAGGGADRFHWEEAIHLLAPHMRNHGA, translated from the coding sequence GTGACGGAGCCTCAGCGCAGGCCGTTCCTGTACGTCGTCGTCTGTGCCGCCGGGATCGCGGACGACGTCGGCAAGCTGATCACGGCGGCACAGGAGCGGAACTGGGACGTCGGGGTCGTCGCCACTCCGCATGCCCTGCCCTTCCTCGACGTCCCTGACATCGAGACGCAGACAGGCTTCCAGATCCGTTCCGCCTGGAGGCAGCCGGGTGACGATCGCCCCCTGCCGCCGGCAGACGCCATCGCGGTCGCTCCAGCGACCTTCAACACGGTCAACAAGTGGGCGGCGGGCTTCGCCGACAACCTCGCGCTGGCCATCCTCTGCGAGGCGTACGGCATGGACATCCCCACCGCAGTCCTGCCGTACGTGAACTCCGCCCTGGCGGCGCACCCCGCTTACCGGCGAAGCATTTCTGAACTTCGTGAGATGGGGATATCGATCGGCAGCTACGAGCCTCACCGTCCGAAGGCAGGCGGCGGCGCCGATCGCTTCCACTGGGAGGAAGCGATCCACCTGCTGGCACCGCACATGCGGAACCATGGTGCCTGA